ggtttgtactttgtgaacacttgtagtttgaaccatCTCTTAAACTTAATCatgttggtgctttgtttgatttctttggttaatccctttcataatttaattccgtatactgatatgctaaaggttttaggtgttgtacgagcatacacatGTTTGTTAGCACTTCTGTTAACAACAAACACAGACTCGGTTAATatgaccacttttttttttttacagttaaaaataaaaaaaaacgtgtcagatagccatacttgccaaccttgagacctccgatttcgggaggtgggggcgtggtcgggggtggggggcgtggttaagaggggaggagtacaattcaccaactcgggtatttcatatatatttcatatatttatatatatatatatatatatatatatatatatatatatatataatatgtatatatgtatgaaatacttgactttcagtgaattctaggtagatatatttattttattttttatatatatatatatatatatatataaataaaataaacagttgaatttccgacggcacctatcaaatacacagtaataaaaacacagttgttcttctaattactgtgcttgctggttactaaaaaaaaaccaaaaacacttacctttcactatttgattaacctttgttctgccatttgcgtactggcgagcgatctccgtatccgggaacatatccttcacggatttgttgtaaacatccgcaaatgagaacgttatgttgcttccagctatcagcatagccatctttgtctcagcataatttacaccatcgggtctccattttgcgaggtggcccataatactgggttgtgaacgatgctgcgctccggacgctttgtgcttcgctgaccgttcatgactgagtatatccgttcttccaccgtgttcaatggagaagtctgttctacaaaatttacaggcaacatactccttccccttcgaactctcctggataaactgaaattcttgtttccattcgttttggcaCTTGTAAgcgtattttttcattttgctcgtcgacggtgtaatatattgggttggagtctaaccaggcgacgtgatgaagttacgtctctttactgtgggcttcagaacagactccctaatgcatatgttccttgactgcacttaaatgtagaatatatgtagaatatatttatattattcatatattatatataatatattatatatattatttattattatcattgtttattgtgagcgaattgtggtgctgaatatcccccCGGGATCAATAaattacattctattctattctatgtacagtagatggcagtattgtcctgtttaagagggtcacaacattgctgagtcaggtccgcatggagctggaaggaGCGTGGCCTACAGCTCCGCCtaaatttcaggagattttcgggagaaaattcgttacaggaggttttcgggaaaggcgctgaatttcgggagtctcccggaaaatccgttagggttggcaagtatgcatatagCACAGTAACATTACATCAGCTCACTATCAAATTAGCCAAATGACTAGCTTTAATTTCCCGTGTCAAAAGTCAACCTGAGGTTTGTCTCCCCTGTGACAGGTGCAGGTCGACTTGAGCTGTGTTGCAGTCTCATGGAAGGAGGGCTCACTCCCAGTGTTGGTGAGAACGTTCACAATTTCACATACAAGGTCCGTGGTTAACCAAACACACATATCTCTCATATTCATGTATCCTATTGCAGGCCTAGTGCAGGTTGTAAAAAGGTATGTTAAAATCCCAGTCTACGTGATGATCCGGCCTCGTGGGGGCGACTTTCTTTACTCGGACCAGGAAGTAGAGGTGATGAGGAAAGACATGGAGGAGATGAAGAACCATGGAGCGGATGGATTTGTGCTGGGAGCCCTGACAGAGGATGGCAGGGTGGATGCAGAGCTGTGCATGGAGTTTCTAGGTACAGTAGTGTTTGGAAAGTTAAATCCGTGCTATGGAAAGCTTagctgtattgtattgtatttgtaAAGTTCTAATTTTCTGCTGTAGCTGCTGCTCGGCCCATGCCTGTGACCTTCCACCGAGGTACTGTATTTCGAGTATGATTTGTTTTATGAGTTTAAAAGGACTGAAAGACTTGGGTTGACATATTTATTTGCTCCGTTGTATTCTTCAGCTTTTGACATGGTCCATGATGCAGCGGTCGCCCTGGAAACGCTGGTGTCGTTAGGTTTCCAGCGTGTGTTGACAAGTGGCTGTGACAACTCTGCACTGGAAGGACTCCCGCTCATCAAACGCCTTGTAGATCAAGTACGTATGAATTAAAGTTCAGTGGAAGCGCTGGGGTCTTTTCCGCTTTGTAATTGCTTgcatttttgaaacaatttttcCAAAGGAAATGATATGAATATAAATAATCTGTTCTCGGGTCAAACTATTGCAATTATAAAATTTTTACAGCCTGTGCAGGtagttatttaaaggcctactgaaatgagattttaaatgataaatgggttgtacttgtatagcgctgttctaccttcaaggtactcaaagcgctttgacactacttctacatttacccattcacacacacattcacacactgatggagggagctgccatgcaaggcgccaaccagcacccatcaggagcaagggtgaagtgtcttgctcaggacacaacggacgtgacgaggttggttctaggtgggatttgaaccagtgaccctcgggttgcgcacggccactctcccactgcgccacgccgtcccaaagcgacaatttccccattaatattagcgaggatgaaagattcgtggatgaggaaatttggaGTGAAGgaccagagaaaaaaaaaaggtgattgcagtgggagccattcagatgttattagacacatttactagggataattctggaaaatcacctatttttctattgtgttgctagtgttttagtgagattttcttatttagacggggatagcaggtccattctgtgtgtcatacttgatcatttcgcgatatcgccatatttttgctgaaaggatttagtagagaacatcgacgataaagttcgcaacttttggtcgctaataaaaaagccttgcctttaccggaagtagcagacgatgtgcgcgtgacgtcacgggttgtagggctcctcacatcctcacattgtttataatcatagcctccagcagcaagagctattcggaccgagaaagcgacgatttccccattaattttagcgaggatgaaagattcgtggatgaggaaatttagagtgaaggactagaaaaaaaaagaaaggcgattgcagtgggtgCGATTTAGATGTTATGAGACACATTTATagagataattctggaaaatcacctATTTTTCTAttgagttgctagtgttttagtgagattaaatagtacctgaaagtcagaggggtgtggccacgggtgtgttgacgccagagtctctgagggaagtgacgcagctgcaggaggacgccggCTCCGCTGGTGTCTTCGATAAGAGCCgacgtattaccacaattttctcaccgaaaaccgccggttgacatgtattcgggatacatgttcgcttgactgctctgatccatagtaaagcttcaacttttgaaattttaaacaaggaaacaccgtgtgttatttcggctaaaggctaaaagcttcccacctccatctttctactttgacttctccattattaattgaacaaattgcaaaggattcagcaacacagatgtccagaatactgtgtaattatgcgattaaagcaaactacttatagcttggattgggctggaaaataatgtccgctacaacccgagacgtcaaacgcacgcgtcatcataccgtgacgttttcaacacgacacttcgcgggaaatttaaaattgcaatttagtaaactaaaaaggccgtatgggcatgtgttgcaatgttaatatttcatcattgatatataaactatcagactgcgtggtcggtagtagtggctttcagtaggactttaactaaCATTGTAacgtttcagaatcagaatcgaaatcagaatagtttttattgccattgtttgagaacgggttcacaaactaggaatttttcttggcgcaatcgtgcaaaataaaacacataacacagaataggtaataaaaatagctgtaactgagctatcagatcttgttattgtttatgtgcctgatggccgaggggagaAAAACTATTCAGGTGGctggaggtgtgggtctggaatgaccatagtctcctgcctgaggggagaaggGTTATTACAGGGTTTCCCCAAGTTTGTCAAAATACCTGTGGTGGTTGGGCGTGGTCAATATGATGTCATAACAATATTTGCTATCAtgcatttgagacacttgtgatttagggctatataaataaacattgattgattgatatattttcttgaaaaaggcaagaaatgtatacatacatttaaaaacatcaaCTATTCATTATAGTACTAACATATATttttcaatcaatgtcaatcaatgtttatttatatagccctaaatcacaaatgtctcaaaggactgtacaaaccattacgactacgacatcctcggaagaacccacaaaagggcaaggaaaactcacacccagtgggcagggtgtatttactgtatttcccggacttaaaatattttttcccatcaaaactcaacagtgcgccttatagcccggtgcgcctaatttaagaaataagtttggttgagctcacccacctcgaagctattttatttgatacatggtgtaacgataagtgtgactagtagatggcagtcacacataagagataagtg
This sequence is a window from Nerophis ophidion isolate RoL-2023_Sa linkage group LG09, RoL_Noph_v1.0, whole genome shotgun sequence. Protein-coding genes within it:
- the cutc gene encoding copper homeostasis protein cutC homolog translates to MAEGFLMEVCVDSVESAVNAERGGAGRLELCCSLMEGGLTPSVGLVQVVKRYVKIPVYVMIRPRGGDFLYSDQEVEVMRKDMEEMKNHGADGFVLGALTEDGRVDAELCMEFLAAARPMPVTFHRAFDMVHDAAVALETLVSLGFQRVLTSGCDNSALEGLPLIKRLVDQAKGRIIIMPGGGITERNLQRILEGSGAQEFHCSARSSRDSAMKFRNSSVTMGASLSAPEYSLKVADVSKVRTFNAIARNTL